A window from Moritella yayanosii encodes these proteins:
- the dapA gene encoding 4-hydroxy-tetrahydrodipicolinate synthase — translation MLTGNIVALITPMLDNGDVDLCSLQGLVEYHIQSNTIALAVLGTTGESCTFTQDEHLSVVKAVLDMAQGRIAIIAGSGSNSTRNAIKLSQELHKLGVTAGLCVTPYYNKPTQEGLYQHYKAITEACDLPQILYNVPSRTGCDMSNEIVVRLAELNAIIGIKDATGDLTRLTQLKPFLPDDFLLYSGDDATGCEFMLQGGNGVISVTSNVAADAMSRMCSLALAGKRQEATEINNKLMRLHQDLFVEANPIPVKWACNQLSLTATANLRLPLIELDQQYHAQVSAALALAVDA, via the coding sequence ATGTTAACAGGTAATATCGTCGCACTTATCACTCCGATGCTCGACAATGGAGACGTCGATCTTTGCTCTTTACAAGGTTTAGTTGAATATCACATCCAGAGCAATACCATCGCATTAGCGGTATTGGGCACGACTGGAGAGTCTTGTACTTTTACCCAAGATGAGCACCTTTCCGTGGTTAAAGCAGTACTGGACATGGCGCAAGGTCGTATCGCAATTATTGCTGGTTCAGGGTCAAATAGCACTCGTAACGCCATTAAGTTAAGTCAAGAATTACACAAGCTAGGCGTAACAGCCGGACTTTGTGTCACGCCTTATTATAATAAGCCAACCCAAGAAGGGTTATATCAGCATTATAAAGCGATCACTGAAGCCTGTGATTTACCTCAGATTTTGTACAATGTACCCAGTCGTACGGGGTGTGATATGAGTAATGAGATCGTGGTTAGATTAGCGGAACTTAATGCTATCATAGGCATCAAAGATGCTACCGGTGATTTAACGCGTTTAACTCAGCTTAAACCCTTCCTTCCAGATGATTTTTTGCTATATAGTGGTGATGATGCCACGGGCTGTGAATTTATGTTGCAAGGCGGTAATGGGGTTATTTCTGTTACTAGTAATGTCGCTGCCGATGCCATGAGCCGTATGTGTTCGTTAGCATTAGCAGGAAAACGTCAAGAAGCGACTGAAATTAATAACAAATTAATGCGTTTACACCAAGATTTATTTGTCGAAGCCAACCCAATCCCGGTAAAATGGGCGTGCAACCAGTTATCTTTGACTGCAACGGCTAATTTACGGTTACCGTTAATTGAATTAGATCAGCAATATCATGCTCAAGTGAGTGCGGCACTCGCGCTTGCAGTGGATGCATAA